One genomic region from Ammospiza caudacuta isolate bAmmCau1 chromosome 1, bAmmCau1.pri, whole genome shotgun sequence encodes:
- the ABITRAM gene encoding protein Abitram yields the protein MAEGAAGPGGAERYFTRWYKPDVKGRPCEDFCVLQHSNRICVITLAEAHPLLQSGKTIKNVNYQISANCSRLQNKVSGKSKRGAQFLTELAPLCRISSSDGEEYTIYSCIRGRLIEVNENILSNPALLQEKPSTEGYIAVVLPKFEESKSITQGLLTQKEYEEVLMKRRSSAS from the exons atGGCtgagggggcggcggggccgggcggcgccGAGCGCTACTTCACCCGCTGGTACAAGCCAG ACGTGAAGGGGCGGCCGTGCGAGGACTTCTGCGTGCTGCAGCACTCCAACAG aatctgTGTCATCACCTTGGCAGAAGCCCACCCTCTTCTTCAAAGtggaaaaacaattaaaaatgttaattacCAAATCAGTGCAAACTGTAGCAGACTTCAGAATAAGGTCTCTGGGAAGTCAAAAAGG GGAGCTCAGTTTTTAACAGAACTTGCCCCTCTGTGCAGGATATCTTCATCAGATGGAGAGGAATACACCATTTACAG TTGCATACGAGGGCGGCTGATTGAGGTGAATGAGAACATCCTTAGCAATCCCGCTCTTCTGCAAGAAAAG CCATCAACTGAGGGGTACATTGCAGTGGTTCTACCCAAATTTGAAGAAAGCAAGAGTATAACTCAGGGACTTCTGACGCAGAAGGAGTACGAGGAAGTTTTGATGAAACGCCGCAGTTCTGCTTCATGA